In Streptomyces sp. HUAS ZL42, the DNA window CCAGCACGGCGTCGACGCCACCCGGCTCGACGGCACCGCTCACGAAACGCGCCGCCCCCAGCGAACGTACGAGCTCCTCGTCCTCCGCGCGGGCCAGCGCGGTCACCGACACCCCGCGGTGGGCGGCGAGCTGGACGGCGTACCCGCCGACCGCGCCCGCCGCCCCGGTCACCAGCAGCGACTGACCCGGTGTCAGCTCCAGCAGGTCCAGGGCCTGTACGGCGGTCAGCGCGTTCAGCGGCAACGTGGCAGCGTGCGCCGCGTCCACCGTCGCCGGCGCCTTGGCCACGGCGTCCGTGTCCACGACGACGTACTCGGCGTGCGTGCCCAGCGGCTTCACCATGCCGTGGTCGAGCGCCACGACCTCGTCGCCCACGTTCCACGCGGTGGCCACGCCGACCGCGTCCACGGTCCCGGCGACATCCCAGCCGAGCCCGATCTGCTTGCCCGCACCGCCGAAGCCGCCGGCCCGCACGCCCGCGTCCACCGGGTTCAGCGCGGCCGCGGCGACCTTGATCCGCACCTGCCGTGCGGCCGGCTCGGGCACCTCGGTCTCCACGACCCGCACGGCCTCGGGTCCGCCGAACTCCGTCACTACTGCAGCACGCATGTCAACTCTCCCTGAAATAAAC includes these proteins:
- a CDS encoding NADP-dependent oxidoreductase, whose protein sequence is MRAAVVTEFGGPEAVRVVETEVPEPAARQVRIKVAAAALNPVDAGVRAGGFGGAGKQIGLGWDVAGTVDAVGVATAWNVGDEVVALDHGMVKPLGTHAEYVVVDTDAVAKAPATVDAAHAATLPLNALTAVQALDLLELTPGQSLLVTGAAGAVGGYAVQLAAHRGVSVTALARAEDEELVRSLGAARFVSGAVEPGGVDAVLDAAILGEEALAWVRDGGAFVGVIPGAHPASARGVRTDAVSVTADGARLAELVGLVDEGVLTLRVAETYALDEAAKAHARLAEGGVRGRLVLVP